A genome region from Prochlorococcus marinus CUG1417 includes the following:
- the petM gene encoding cytochrome b6-f complex subunit PetM, which translates to MAKEIFSIAAVFWILIPIGLVGGALLLKFQGD; encoded by the coding sequence ATGGCTAAAGAAATTTTTAGTATTGCAGCAGTTTTTTGGATACTGATACCAATAGGGTTGGTTGGTGGTGCATTGTTATTAAAGTTTCAGGGAGATTGA
- a CDS encoding alpha/beta fold hydrolase, which produces MNNNFKENMNFPNYWNWKGFKICWSVRGEENEIPIIFLHGFGASRKHWRNNLEFFAKRNCASYSLDLIGFGESDQPGIRQIGRLNNEIWCNQVRDFIAQVIRPKSSGKVILIGNSLGSLVALTCAVSLEDQIATVIASALPDQIQGNKKTLTNKDVFKKFKDRFIKIFFIFFPLEIILFLITKLGVIRLGLNTAYFKKDNINSELIDLVTKPVLRKTSARSLRAMCIGMSLRDEKLQTSYLLSKLSSSKKVPFLLIWGDKDNFIPLFVGKKIANFHRWVKLKIVPNSGHCIHDEDPSVFNNISYEWIRDLKTL; this is translated from the coding sequence ATGAATAATAATTTCAAAGAAAATATGAACTTTCCTAATTACTGGAATTGGAAAGGTTTTAAAATTTGCTGGAGTGTTAGAGGCGAAGAGAATGAAATTCCAATTATCTTTCTCCATGGATTTGGCGCTAGTCGAAAACATTGGAGAAACAATTTAGAATTTTTTGCGAAAAGGAATTGTGCCTCTTATTCTTTGGATTTAATAGGATTTGGGGAATCAGATCAACCTGGGATAAGACAAATAGGAAGATTAAATAATGAGATTTGGTGTAATCAAGTAAGAGACTTTATTGCACAGGTCATAAGACCAAAAAGTTCTGGGAAAGTCATTCTTATTGGCAATTCCCTTGGATCATTAGTTGCTTTAACTTGTGCTGTTTCATTAGAAGACCAAATTGCAACAGTTATTGCATCGGCTTTACCAGATCAAATTCAAGGGAATAAAAAAACCTTAACGAATAAAGATGTTTTTAAAAAATTCAAAGATAGATTCATAAAAATATTTTTTATATTTTTCCCTTTAGAGATTATTTTATTTTTAATAACCAAATTAGGAGTTATCAGACTGGGTCTAAATACTGCTTATTTCAAAAAAGATAATATCAATAGCGAACTTATAGATTTAGTAACAAAACCAGTTTTAAGGAAAACTTCAGCTAGATCATTAAGAGCAATGTGTATTGGAATGTCTTTAAGAGATGAAAAATTACAAACCTCTTATCTTTTAAGTAAACTAAGCTCCTCAAAAAAAGTTCCTTTTCTATTAATTTGGGGAGATAAGGATAATTTCATACCTTTGTTTGTTGGTAAAAAGATTGCAAATTTTCATAGATGGGTAAAATTAAAAATAGTTCCCAATTCAGGGCATTGTATTCATGATGAAGATCCCTCAGTTTTCAATAACATCTCTTATGAATGGATTAGAGATTTAAAAACCCTTTAA
- the ilvN gene encoding acetolactate synthase small subunit, whose product MKHTLSVLVEDESGALSRISGLFARRGFNIDSLAVGPAESKGISRLTMVVEGDDETLQQMTKQLNKLFNVLGVVDFTNLAAVERELMLLKVSSKEDTRSNILDIVQIFRAKVVDVSDIALTLEVVGDPGKLVALEKLLEPYGILEIARTGKVALKRSSGVNTEMLKINKYSLEI is encoded by the coding sequence ATGAAACATACACTATCAGTTCTAGTAGAAGACGAATCTGGAGCTTTGAGCAGAATCTCAGGTCTCTTTGCCAGAAGAGGATTCAATATAGACAGTCTCGCAGTAGGGCCAGCAGAATCCAAGGGAATTTCAAGATTAACTATGGTTGTAGAAGGTGACGATGAGACTCTTCAACAAATGACTAAACAACTTAATAAATTATTTAATGTTTTAGGAGTAGTAGATTTTACTAATCTCGCAGCCGTTGAAAGAGAATTGATGTTATTAAAAGTTTCATCGAAAGAAGATACAAGAAGTAATATCTTGGATATTGTTCAGATATTCCGTGCAAAAGTTGTTGACGTTTCAGATATAGCCTTAACACTCGAAGTAGTTGGAGATCCTGGAAAGTTAGTTGCTTTAGAGAAATTACTCGAACCCTACGGCATCCTTGAAATAGCGAGAACTGGCAAGGTAGCCCTTAAACGATCTTCAGGGGTCAATACAGAAATGTTAAAAATAAACAAATATTCTCTAGAAATTTAA
- a CDS encoding peptidylprolyl isomerase — protein MFLVQACVYKNNIDSNYYCQKLELSCIKNNKVALFKTSKGDFEVKLFGKDSPVTVSNFIENVDNNIYENQKFYKIINYPQLKFVHSGVNQKNTFYNDRNQNLNKTSPSIPLEIKFQKEIKPRYSYQIKKISETEKLVNTFESGSIAMVKSGKNKSSSTEFFFVTNKIPELDGRYSIFGKIIKGLDVLKKIDKEDYIKEVQIYN, from the coding sequence TTGTTTTTGGTTCAAGCTTGTGTATATAAAAATAATATTGATTCAAATTATTACTGCCAAAAACTTGAATTAAGTTGTATTAAAAATAATAAAGTAGCTCTATTTAAGACTTCAAAAGGTGATTTTGAAGTGAAATTATTTGGTAAAGACAGCCCAGTAACAGTTTCGAATTTTATAGAAAACGTAGACAACAATATTTATGAAAATCAAAAATTTTATAAAATAATAAATTATCCTCAACTAAAATTTGTTCATAGTGGTGTTAATCAGAAAAATACATTTTATAATGATCGAAATCAAAACCTAAATAAAACAAGTCCTTCAATCCCCTTAGAAATAAAATTTCAAAAAGAAATTAAACCAAGATACAGTTATCAAATAAAAAAAATTTCTGAGACTGAGAAATTAGTTAATACTTTTGAAAGTGGTTCAATCGCAATGGTTAAGAGCGGCAAAAACAAATCTTCTTCTACTGAATTTTTTTTTGTAACTAATAAGATTCCAGAACTTGACGGAAGATATTCAATTTTTGGAAAGATTATTAAAGGATTAGATGTACTAAAAAAAATAGATAAAGAAGACTATATCAAGGAAGTCCAGATTTATAATTAA
- a CDS encoding photosystem I assembly protein Ycf4, giving the protein MNSDLTSFDKIEQKIGGSRKISNYIIGGMLTIGGIGFLLASISSYTGRDLLPLGNPSTLLFIPQGIIMGAYGVIANLLNFYLWYLVYINFGSGSNYFDKSSKSVEIKRKGLFKDIEVKLNFDEIKSVKLDISEGFNPRRRIALVLKGRKKPLPLSGAGDLKPLLQVEEEGARLAKFLDVNLEGLK; this is encoded by the coding sequence ATGAATTCAGACCTCACGTCTTTCGATAAAATCGAACAAAAAATTGGTGGATCAAGAAAAATTTCAAATTATATTATTGGAGGCATGCTAACTATAGGAGGTATTGGTTTTCTTTTGGCCTCTATATCTAGTTATACAGGAAGGGATTTATTACCTTTAGGGAATCCTTCAACTTTATTGTTTATCCCTCAAGGAATCATAATGGGAGCATACGGAGTCATTGCCAATCTATTAAATTTTTACTTGTGGTATTTGGTTTACATAAATTTTGGTTCAGGGAGTAATTATTTTGATAAATCATCAAAATCTGTGGAAATAAAAAGAAAAGGATTATTTAAAGATATTGAAGTTAAATTAAATTTTGATGAAATTAAATCAGTTAAGTTGGATATTAGTGAGGGATTTAATCCTAGAAGGAGAATTGCATTAGTACTCAAAGGTAGAAAAAAACCTCTCCCTCTAAGCGGAGCAGGCGATCTTAAACCACTACTTCAAGTTGAAGAAGAAGGGGCTCGTCTGGCTAAATTTTTGGATGTTAATTTGGAGGGCTTAAAATAA
- the psbD gene encoding photosystem II D2 protein (photosystem q(a) protein) translates to MTIAVGSAPQRGWFDVLDDWLKRDRFVFIGWSGLLLLPCAYLAIGGWFVGTTFVTSWYTHGVASSYLEGCNFLTAAVSTPGDAMGHSLLFLWGPEAQGSFVRWLQLGGLWNFVALHGVFGLIGFMLRQFEIAGLVGIRPYNALAFSAVIAVFTSIFLIYPLGQHSWFFAPSFGVAAIFRYILFIQGFHNITLNPFHMMGVAGILGGALLCAIHGATVQNTLYEDTSIYTDGKVQSSTFRAFDPTQEEETYSMITANRFWSQIFGIAFSNKRFLHFLMLFVPVMGMWTSSIGIVGLALNLRAYDFVSQEIRAAEDPEFETFYTKNILLNEGMRAWMSSVDQPHENFVFPEEVLPRGNAL, encoded by the coding sequence ATGACGATCGCAGTTGGTAGCGCCCCACAAAGAGGATGGTTTGATGTCCTTGATGATTGGTTGAAGCGCGACCGCTTTGTATTTATTGGTTGGTCCGGACTACTTCTACTTCCTTGTGCATATCTTGCTATTGGTGGTTGGTTTGTCGGAACAACATTTGTTACCTCTTGGTACACACACGGAGTTGCAAGCTCATACCTTGAAGGTTGTAACTTTTTAACAGCAGCTGTAAGCACCCCTGGTGATGCCATGGGACACAGTCTTCTATTCTTATGGGGTCCTGAAGCCCAAGGTAGTTTTGTAAGATGGCTACAACTTGGTGGTCTTTGGAACTTCGTCGCATTACATGGAGTATTTGGCCTAATTGGTTTTATGCTTCGTCAGTTTGAAATTGCTGGCCTTGTTGGAATTAGACCATACAACGCGTTAGCTTTCTCAGCAGTAATCGCAGTATTCACAAGCATTTTCCTTATTTATCCTTTAGGACAGCATAGTTGGTTCTTCGCACCTTCATTTGGTGTTGCAGCAATCTTCCGTTATATCCTGTTCATTCAAGGTTTTCACAATATCACTTTAAATCCTTTCCACATGATGGGAGTTGCTGGAATTCTTGGTGGTGCTCTACTTTGCGCTATCCATGGAGCTACAGTACAAAATACTCTGTATGAAGATACAAGTATTTATACAGATGGTAAGGTTCAAAGTTCAACATTTAGAGCTTTTGACCCAACACAAGAAGAAGAAACCTATTCAATGATTACAGCGAATAGATTCTGGAGTCAAATCTTCGGTATTGCTTTCTCAAACAAGCGTTTCTTACATTTCTTGATGCTATTTGTACCTGTTATGGGTATGTGGACATCTTCAATTGGCATTGTAGGCTTAGCACTAAACTTAAGAGCTTATGATTTCGTAAGCCAAGAAATCCGTGCAGCAGAAGATCCAGAATTTGAAACTTTCTATACAAAAAATATACTTTTGAACGAAGGTATGCGAGCATGGATGTCTTCTGTGGATCAACCACACGAAAACTTTGTATTCCCTGAGGAGGTTCTTCCACGTGGAAACGCCCTTTAA
- the psbC gene encoding photosystem II reaction center protein CP43, giving the protein METPFNNLLRAPNQSIEETGYAWYVGNARLINLSGRLLGAHIAHSGLIVFWAGAMMLFEVNHFTFDKPMWEQGLICMPHVAMFGYGIGPGGEVTDIMPFFQAGVVHLIASAVLGFGGIYHSLAGPEKLEEDFPFFSTDWRDKNQMTNILGYHLIVLGIGALAWSVNWCFIGGAYDTWAPGGGEVRLVNPTLDPRVILGYLFRSPWGGAGSIIGVNSIEDIVGGHVYVGITAIIGGIFHIFTKPFGWARRAFIWNGEGLLSYALGGICVASFIASTFIWFNNTAYPSEFYGPTNAEASQAQSFTFLVRDQRIGANVGSTMGPTGLGKYLMRSPTGEIIFGGETMRFWDFRGPWLEPLRGPNGLSLEKIQNDIQPWQVRRAAEYMTHAPNASINSVGGIITEPNAVNFVNLRQWLAAAQFFLGWFTFIGHLWHAGRARAAAAGFEKGIDRKSEPALEMPDLD; this is encoded by the coding sequence GTGGAAACGCCCTTTAATAATCTATTAAGAGCTCCAAACCAAAGTATTGAGGAAACTGGTTATGCCTGGTATGTAGGCAACGCTAGATTAATCAATTTATCTGGACGTTTATTAGGAGCTCACATTGCTCACTCTGGACTAATAGTCTTTTGGGCGGGAGCAATGATGCTCTTTGAGGTTAATCATTTTACTTTTGATAAACCAATGTGGGAGCAAGGTTTAATCTGTATGCCACACGTTGCAATGTTTGGCTATGGAATAGGCCCCGGTGGTGAAGTTACTGATATCATGCCTTTCTTCCAAGCAGGTGTGGTTCACTTGATAGCTTCTGCTGTTCTTGGTTTTGGTGGTATTTACCATTCATTAGCAGGTCCAGAAAAACTTGAAGAAGATTTTCCATTTTTCTCCACAGATTGGAGAGATAAAAATCAAATGACAAATATCCTTGGATATCATTTGATTGTTCTAGGTATAGGTGCACTAGCATGGTCAGTAAACTGGTGTTTTATTGGCGGTGCATATGACACATGGGCACCTGGTGGTGGTGAAGTTAGACTTGTAAATCCAACTTTAGATCCAAGAGTTATTCTTGGTTATCTATTCAGATCTCCATGGGGAGGGGCTGGTTCTATAATCGGTGTTAACTCCATAGAAGATATTGTTGGTGGACATGTTTATGTGGGTATTACTGCAATTATTGGAGGAATATTCCATATCTTTACTAAACCCTTTGGATGGGCAAGAAGAGCATTCATCTGGAATGGTGAAGGACTATTAAGTTATGCTCTTGGTGGAATTTGTGTAGCAAGTTTTATCGCTTCAACATTCATCTGGTTTAACAACACTGCTTACCCCTCTGAATTTTATGGCCCTACAAATGCTGAAGCTTCACAGGCTCAAAGCTTTACTTTCCTAGTGAGAGATCAAAGAATTGGAGCTAATGTAGGTTCAACAATGGGACCAACAGGTTTAGGTAAGTATCTCATGAGATCTCCTACTGGTGAAATTATATTTGGTGGTGAAACAATGAGATTTTGGGATTTCAGAGGCCCATGGTTAGAGCCTTTAAGAGGACCTAATGGATTAAGCCTTGAGAAAATCCAGAATGATATTCAGCCTTGGCAAGTAAGAAGAGCTGCTGAATATATGACTCATGCTCCTAACGCTTCTATCAACTCTGTTGGTGGAATCATTACAGAGCCTAATGCTGTTAACTTCGTTAACTTAAGACAGTGGTTAGCTGCAGCTCAATTCTTCCTAGGATGGTTTACATTCATCGGTCACCTTTGGCATGCAGGACGTGCTAGAGCAGCCGCTGCTGGTTTCGAAAAAGGAATCGACAGAAAGAGTGAACCAGCTCTAGAAATGCCTGATTTAGATTAA